One genomic window of Halorubrum hochsteinianum includes the following:
- a CDS encoding NuoI/complex I 23 kDa subunit family protein, translating to MIGLMKSMATTMKHALDGKTFTVEYPEDAPEVSPRFRGVHKFSQERCIWCRQCENVCPNDTIQIVQDDQRNGEQYNLHIGQCIYCRLCEEVCPVDAILLTQNFEFTADTKDDFVFNKEQLKNVPWYKGIDPLESRNPDRGAWIGEGDGEVDYQ from the coding sequence ATGATTGGACTCATGAAATCCATGGCGACGACGATGAAGCACGCGCTGGACGGGAAGACGTTCACGGTGGAATACCCGGAGGACGCGCCCGAAGTGAGCCCGCGGTTCCGCGGGGTCCACAAGTTCAGCCAAGAGCGGTGTATCTGGTGTCGGCAGTGCGAGAACGTCTGCCCGAACGACACCATTCAGATCGTTCAGGACGACCAGCGCAACGGCGAGCAGTACAACCTCCACATCGGCCAGTGTATTTACTGCCGGCTCTGCGAGGAGGTCTGCCCCGTCGACGCCATCCTCCTGACGCAGAACTTCGAGTTCACCGCGGACACGAAAGACGACTTCGTCTTCAACAAAGAACAGCTCAAGAACGTCCCCTGGTACAAGGGGATCGACCCGCTGGAGTCCCGCAATCCCGACCGCGGCGCGTGGATCGGGGAGGGCGACGGCGAGGTCGACTACCAGTAG
- a CDS encoding NADH-quinone oxidoreductase subunit J, producing MVEVTIAFGLFAAVTLAFALGVVLARDVFHAALLLGGALTSVAVHYVMLRAEFIAAMQILVYVGGVLILVTFAVMLTRSDSETEVSRA from the coding sequence ATGGTTGAAGTCACCATCGCGTTCGGGCTGTTCGCCGCGGTCACGCTGGCGTTCGCCCTCGGGGTCGTCCTGGCGCGCGACGTGTTCCACGCCGCGCTGCTTCTGGGCGGAGCCCTCACGAGCGTCGCGGTGCATTACGTGATGCTGCGGGCGGAGTTTATCGCCGCCATGCAGATCCTCGTCTACGTGGGCGGGGTCCTCATCTTGGTCACGTTCGCCGTGATGCTCACGCGATCGGATTCTGAAACGGAGGTGAGTCGCGCGTGA
- the nuoK gene encoding NADH-quinone oxidoreductase subunit NuoK, which translates to MTAIAASIPPSWYLLLASAIFCIGLFGVLTRRSALYFLMSVELMMNAANINFVAFALYYGDLTGQVFALFVIALAAAEVAIGIGIILVLYRNFGTTDVTVPAEMRW; encoded by the coding sequence GTGACCGCCATCGCCGCGTCGATTCCGCCGTCGTGGTACCTGCTGTTGGCGTCGGCCATATTCTGTATCGGACTGTTCGGCGTGCTGACGCGACGGAGCGCCCTGTACTTCCTCATGAGCGTCGAGCTCATGATGAACGCGGCCAACATCAACTTCGTCGCGTTCGCGCTGTACTACGGCGACCTCACGGGGCAGGTGTTCGCGCTGTTCGTCATCGCGCTCGCCGCCGCCGAGGTCGCCATCGGTATCGGCATCATACTCGTGTTATACCGCAACTTCGGCACGACAGACGTGACTGTTCCCGCGGAGATGAGGTGGTAA
- a CDS encoding complex I subunit 1/NuoH family protein → MGTAPAQLFPEFIVDTLGLDSVIGEVAASLVAAFVVGNIILAFTGVAGPWAKRKITAAFTDRIAVDRIGPYGLLIIPAAAVQLLAKELIIPEGVDRPSWDIAPILLPASALLGFSVIPMGQIGPINLHLADPEVGFALVFAFASIASVSLVMAGYASNNKYSLLGGLRAVAQNLAYEIPLIVTAMSAVIFAGTLQMSGIVGAQTETLATIGGVAIPSWYAFVNPFAFVLFLTANMAEIGRNPFDIPEAPTEIVGGYQTEYSSAYFVLFYLGEFVHIFLGGAILAVTFLGGASGPGPESIGFIWFVVKIWGFFLFTQWARAAIPRVRIDQLIEIGWKGMLVLSFANLVLTAVIVGVIA, encoded by the coding sequence ATGGGTACGGCACCGGCACAGCTGTTCCCCGAGTTCATCGTCGACACGCTCGGGCTCGACAGCGTGATCGGCGAGGTCGCGGCGTCGCTCGTCGCCGCGTTCGTCGTCGGTAACATCATCCTCGCGTTCACCGGCGTCGCGGGCCCGTGGGCGAAACGGAAGATCACGGCCGCGTTCACCGACCGCATCGCGGTCGACCGGATCGGTCCCTACGGCCTGCTCATCATCCCGGCCGCCGCGGTCCAGCTGCTCGCGAAGGAGCTCATCATCCCCGAGGGCGTCGACCGTCCCTCGTGGGACATCGCGCCGATCCTCCTGCCGGCGTCCGCGCTGCTCGGCTTCTCCGTCATCCCGATGGGGCAGATCGGCCCGATCAACCTCCACCTCGCGGACCCGGAGGTCGGGTTCGCGCTGGTGTTCGCGTTCGCGTCGATCGCGTCCGTCTCGCTGGTGATGGCCGGCTACGCGTCGAACAACAAGTACTCGCTCCTCGGCGGCCTCCGCGCCGTCGCGCAGAACCTCGCGTACGAGATCCCGCTCATCGTCACGGCGATGTCGGCGGTGATCTTCGCCGGCACGCTCCAGATGAGCGGCATCGTCGGCGCACAGACGGAGACGCTGGCGACGATCGGCGGCGTCGCCATCCCGTCGTGGTACGCGTTCGTCAACCCGTTCGCGTTCGTGCTGTTCCTCACGGCGAACATGGCCGAGATCGGACGGAACCCGTTCGACATCCCCGAAGCGCCGACGGAGATCGTCGGCGGGTACCAGACGGAGTACTCCTCGGCGTACTTCGTCCTGTTCTACCTCGGGGAGTTCGTCCACATCTTCCTCGGCGGTGCGATCCTCGCCGTGACGTTCCTCGGCGGCGCTTCCGGACCGGGCCCGGAGAGCATCGGCTTCATTTGGTTCGTGGTGAAGATCTGGGGCTTCTTCCTGTTCACGCAGTGGGCCCGCGCGGCGATACCCCGCGTCCGGATCGACCAGCTGATCGAGATCGGCTGGAAAGGTATGCTGGTGCTGTCGTTCGCGAACCTGGTGCTCACGGCCGTAATCGTGGGGGTGATCGCGTAA